The Leucothrix mucor DSM 2157 DNA window ATGACCTAACAGTCCTGACTCAATAGGCAAGCTTAAAGCCTTTGCACATAAGGCACTTGCTCATGATTACAGGCATAAAAAAAGGCACGGAATACACCGTGCCTCTCTTATCGTGATTAAGGTGCAATCACTTATTTAAAGCGACGAATCTCACCAGACTTCAAACGTGCGAAGTAAGATTGTGCTTCAGTTTTAACAACATCCAACAGCAAGTAACAACCGATGATGTTAGCGATCGACATAGCGAAGATAGCCGCATCAGAGAAGTCAATTACGGGGCCTAAGCCCATTGCTGAACCGATGACTACGAAGATGCAGAAAATCAGTTTGAACAGCATGTCAGAGAACTTGTTCTCACCGAACAGGTAAGTCCATGCTTTACTTCCGTAGTACGACCAAGAAATCATCGTAGAGAAAGCAAACAAGACAACGGCAATAACCAACACATACTTAAACCAAGGCATTGCACTTTCAAACGCTGCAGAAGTCAGCGCTACACCGCCCAGATTGTCAGGGTTAGTGTGCAGGCCAGTGATAACGATAACCAAAGCTGTCATAGTACAGATGATTACTGTATCGATGAATGGCTCCAGTAAACTTACCAGACCTTCAGTCATTGGCTCTTTAGTCCGTACCGCAGAGTGAGCAATGGCAGCAGAACCAACACCGGCTTCGTTCGAGAACGTTGCACGCTTAAAGCCCTGAATCATTACACCAATCACACCACCAACAACACCGGCGCCGGTGAATGCGCCATCAATGATCAAACCAAATGCCGCAGGAACCGCGCTCAGGTTCATCAGGATAACAATCAAAGCCGCACCCAGATAGATAACCGCCATACTTGGAACGATCTTCTCAGTCACTTTCGCGATTGATTTGATACCACCAATGATAACCACACCAACCAGTACTGCGAAGATTACACCAATCACCCAGCGATTCTGGCCGATCCAAGTCTCTTCACCACCCAGTACGTTAACGATTTGTAGCGCAGCCTGGTTAGACTGGAACATGTTACCGCCACCCAGTGAGCCCAAAATACAGCACACTGCGAAGAAGACTGCGAGGAACTTACCAATGCCTGGCATACCTTTAGCCGCCAAACCACGGCTCAAAGAGTACATTGGACCACCAGAGATCGTGCCATCGGCATTTTCTCTACGGTATTTAACCGCCAGCGTACATTCTACAAACTTAGACGCCATCCCCAGGAAACCTACCAGGATCATCCAGAAGGTTGCACCCGGACCACCAATAGAAATAGCCACCGCAACACCGGCGATGTTACCCAGCCCAACCGTACCAGACAGTGCAGTCGTCAGTGCCTGAAAGTGAGAAACCTCACCCGCATCATTTGGATCAGAGTACTTACCGCTCACCAATGCAATTGCGTGACCAAAGCCGCGCAGCTGAATGAAGCCGAAGTAAATAGTAAAGATAGTTGCCGCAATGGCTAACCAAGCCACGATCAATGGAAACTTAGCTTCCCCGATTGGCACAGAGTAGAAAATGAAATTAACGAAGATGTTTGTATAAGGTGCAACATTTTGTTCGATAAATGCATCAATTCCAGTCGCTTCAGCCGCTTGCGCAGTGAATGAAATTGACCACATCAAAAGAATCATTAGGCTCGATTTAAGAGCATTCATAGACTTTCTCCGAGGGGATTAAGGGACGACGGTAACCGGTACAGGACTAACCTGAACCAATGCGCCAGGAACAGTTCCGAACAAGCGATCCGTGAAGCTATCATCACCGGTACGGCCGATAATGATCTGGTTGGCTTGTTCATCTGTGGCGATCTTGCAGAGGGATTTTGCGATGTTACCGTACTGGATGATGCCCTTGGCTTGAATCCCTTGTTGGGCGAGCTTCTCGGTAACGGGGGTGATGAGGTGTTCTTCAGCACGGCTAAGCTCTTCCTGGCGACGCTTGTGGCGCTGGGCGATTTCGTCCTGACTCAGGAAAGAGTAAGGGGACCACTCAATAATGTGGGCGACGAGAATAGTTGCTTGGCTGGCCTTAGCTAGCTCAACAGCATGATCCAATGCACGTTGTGCACCTTCACTTCCGTCAACAGCTACCAGTAGTGTTTGACTCATGACTTTTCTCCTTGGTATGGGTCGGATTCAGGAAAGATGAACCCAAGTTAATATTCTAAGTAAATAGCATAAGTCTATTTTCCTTGTTTTTTTGAAATAACAGGCGAATTTCCTTTTAAAATTGCAAATTCAGTAGAATGTCGCGAACTAACGCAGAACCTGTATTTTCGTTAATGATTTGTGGCTGGCTTGTTTAGTTTCAATGCAGTGTTTCGATTAAGCTATAATACCGGCACCATTAATAAGGAAACTATCCGACATGAGTACAAAAAAAGCGTTGCATAGCCGTAGCGAGTCAAAATGTGAGCTATGTGGGGCCAGTGATGACCTGAATGTGTACAACATACCACCCACGTCTGCCGACACGGTGGATGACAGTATTTTGGCCTGTGCAACCTGCACAGGACAGATTGAAGACCCTGAGAC harbors:
- a CDS encoding alanine/glycine:cation symporter family protein — protein: MNALKSSLMILLMWSISFTAQAAEATGIDAFIEQNVAPYTNIFVNFIFYSVPIGEAKFPLIVAWLAIAATIFTIYFGFIQLRGFGHAIALVSGKYSDPNDAGEVSHFQALTTALSGTVGLGNIAGVAVAISIGGPGATFWMILVGFLGMASKFVECTLAVKYRRENADGTISGGPMYSLSRGLAAKGMPGIGKFLAVFFAVCCILGSLGGGNMFQSNQAALQIVNVLGGEETWIGQNRWVIGVIFAVLVGVVIIGGIKSIAKVTEKIVPSMAVIYLGAALIVILMNLSAVPAAFGLIIDGAFTGAGVVGGVIGVMIQGFKRATFSNEAGVGSAAIAHSAVRTKEPMTEGLVSLLEPFIDTVIICTMTALVIVITGLHTNPDNLGGVALTSAAFESAMPWFKYVLVIAVVLFAFSTMISWSYYGSKAWTYLFGENKFSDMLFKLIFCIFVVIGSAMGLGPVIDFSDAAIFAMSIANIIGCYLLLDVVKTEAQSYFARLKSGEIRRFK
- a CDS encoding universal stress protein; the protein is MSQTLLVAVDGSEGAQRALDHAVELAKASQATILVAHIIEWSPYSFLSQDEIAQRHKRRQEELSRAEEHLITPVTEKLAQQGIQAKGIIQYGNIAKSLCKIATDEQANQIIIGRTGDDSFTDRLFGTVPGALVQVSPVPVTVVP